The following proteins are encoded in a genomic region of Rubrobacter xylanophilus DSM 9941:
- the corA gene encoding magnesium/cobalt transporter CorA, with protein MIVDRAIYVDGKRAELSGAAEDTYAACRRRGGMAWIGLYEPDEAEFSSVAEEFGLHPLAVEDAVHAHQRPKLEKYGDTYFVVLKTARYVDETETVEFGEIHVFVGEDFVVTVRHGEASALRGVRERLEGDRELLRRGPASILYAIMDRVVDDYGPVVDGLENDIDEIESEVFGGSPHVSRRIYELSREVVEFHRATRPLAGVLERMLSDGGPPLDVELKRYMRDVHDHAIRTNEQIEGFRELISNILNVNLTLVSVEQNDEVKRISAWAAILFAPTVIAGIYGMNFDRMPELHWDFGYPFALALMLGVSGVLYALFRRRGWL; from the coding sequence ATGATCGTGGACCGCGCCATATACGTGGACGGCAAGCGAGCCGAGCTCTCCGGGGCCGCTGAGGACACCTACGCGGCCTGCCGCCGCAGGGGAGGGATGGCCTGGATCGGGCTGTACGAGCCCGACGAGGCCGAGTTCTCCTCCGTGGCCGAGGAGTTCGGGCTGCACCCGCTGGCGGTCGAGGACGCCGTGCACGCCCACCAGCGGCCCAAGCTCGAGAAGTACGGGGACACCTACTTCGTGGTGCTCAAGACCGCCCGCTACGTGGACGAGACCGAGACCGTGGAGTTCGGCGAGATCCACGTGTTCGTCGGCGAGGACTTCGTGGTCACCGTCCGCCACGGCGAGGCCTCCGCGCTGCGGGGGGTGCGCGAGCGGCTGGAGGGGGACCGCGAGCTGCTGCGCCGGGGCCCGGCCTCCATCCTCTACGCGATCATGGACCGCGTGGTCGACGACTACGGGCCCGTGGTCGACGGGCTCGAGAACGACATCGACGAGATAGAGAGCGAGGTCTTCGGCGGCAGCCCGCACGTCTCCCGCCGGATCTACGAGCTCTCCCGCGAGGTGGTGGAGTTCCACCGCGCCACCCGGCCGCTGGCGGGGGTGCTGGAGCGCATGCTCTCGGACGGGGGGCCGCCGCTGGACGTGGAGCTCAAGCGCTACATGCGCGACGTCCACGACCACGCCATCCGGACCAACGAGCAGATAGAGGGCTTCAGGGAGCTGATCTCCAACATCCTGAACGTCAACCTCACGCTGGTCAGCGTGGAGCAGAACGACGAGGTGAAGCGGATCAGCGCCTGGGCCGCGATCCTCTTCGCCCCCACGGTGATAGCCGGGATCTACGGGATGAACTTCGACCGGATGCCGGAGCTGCACTGGGATTTCGGCTACCCGTTCGCGCTGGCGCTGATGCTCGGCGTCTCGGGGGTGCTCTACGCGCTCTTCAGGCGCCGCGGGTGGCTGTGA
- a CDS encoding lipoyl protein ligase domain-containing protein has protein sequence MELLMPGRLPDAATAYGYARTVFEQVASGERPPTISLAPSVRHVGVTRRDTRREGFAAAVREAEGMGYPVLVRGAGGGAIAAGPGTFGFSIVRPRGGESARGGFRERYEEAAALALGAFRRLGVRAEVGEVRDEFCPGDHSIRVGGWEEGMKLCGIAQRVTRRAASVGGIVLVCGEEELARVLERVYAAMGLPFRPGSVGSLRRAGYGGGLEEALEAFAAEAEARYGARRVPLDGRTLGLARRAGPEHRAAL, from the coding sequence GTGGAGCTCCTCATGCCCGGGCGGCTCCCCGACGCCGCCACCGCCTACGGCTACGCCCGCACGGTCTTCGAGCAGGTGGCCTCCGGGGAGCGGCCGCCCACGATCTCCCTGGCCCCCTCGGTGCGCCACGTGGGGGTGACGCGCCGGGACACCCGCAGGGAGGGGTTCGCCGCCGCCGTGCGGGAGGCGGAGGGGATGGGCTACCCGGTGCTCGTGCGTGGGGCGGGGGGCGGGGCCATCGCCGCCGGGCCGGGGACCTTCGGCTTCTCCATTGTCCGCCCGCGGGGAGGGGAGAGCGCGCGCGGCGGCTTCCGGGAGCGCTACGAGGAGGCCGCCGCGCTGGCGCTCGGCGCCTTCCGGCGGCTCGGGGTGCGGGCGGAGGTGGGGGAGGTGCGGGACGAGTTCTGCCCTGGGGACCACAGCATCAGGGTCGGCGGGTGGGAGGAGGGGATGAAGCTCTGCGGCATAGCCCAGCGGGTGACCCGCCGGGCGGCGAGCGTCGGGGGGATCGTGCTCGTCTGCGGCGAGGAGGAGCTGGCGCGGGTCCTGGAGCGGGTCTACGCGGCGATGGGGCTCCCGTTCCGGCCGGGGAGCGTGGGCAGCCTGCGGCGCGCCGGCTACGGCGGCGGCCTCGAGGAGGCGCTGGAGGCGTTCGCCGCGGAGGCGGAGGCGCGCTACGGGGCGCGCAGGGTGCCGCTCGACGGGCGGACGCTCGGGCTCGCGCGCCGGGCGGGGCCGGAGCACCGGGCGGCGCTCTAG
- a CDS encoding ABC transporter permease produces the protein MGYLLRIKAVAAKELWVLVRQPQLLVMLLLGPVVIMVLFALSFRVENYLPWAVVVVEEGSEGEEIFREFRRQFVERTRFQGVLRSVERADRMLREGRTDAVIILPSDPSEAVAEGRQAVLEVHYQSINPLAGTAVPNRSNGLVLDLNRAIVREGIATELQNISGTVEEIEAINRQLERVSRAAEALTSERAREITSGLEEALSELEEALEGLEGRRAEEALERVRRARELLGELTSAQEAGARSIEERLGITELQRALDRLSEQVAEVPSGVPPRVLANPFRLELENLAPFEPTAVEFYAPATLALLIQHVALSLASLAIVRERVSGAYEYFEVSPLRPGGLLAGKFVTYLALVVAVNLAVAGVLAAVLEIPVRGGFALLAAAMAVLAAASVSAGFLLSALSRSQLQAIQVAMLVFIASGFFSGFLFPLRELEQPALAVSYFLPATYGIRALQEVMILGRWPAWGDLLGLAAIFCVSAACARLLLGRRGGAP, from the coding sequence GTGGGCTACCTCCTGAGGATAAAGGCCGTCGCGGCCAAGGAGTTATGGGTGCTCGTCCGGCAGCCGCAGCTGCTGGTGATGCTTTTGCTGGGGCCGGTGGTGATCATGGTGCTCTTCGCCCTGAGCTTCCGGGTGGAGAACTACCTGCCGTGGGCGGTCGTGGTGGTCGAGGAGGGGAGCGAGGGGGAGGAGATCTTCCGCGAGTTCCGGCGGCAGTTCGTGGAGCGGACCCGCTTTCAGGGGGTGCTCCGCAGCGTGGAGAGGGCCGACCGGATGCTCCGGGAGGGCAGGACCGACGCGGTGATCATCCTGCCCTCCGACCCCTCCGAGGCGGTCGCCGAGGGGCGGCAGGCGGTGCTGGAGGTCCACTACCAGAGCATCAACCCGCTGGCCGGCACCGCCGTACCGAACCGCTCCAACGGGCTGGTGCTGGACCTCAACCGGGCCATCGTGCGCGAGGGGATCGCCACCGAGCTGCAGAACATCAGCGGGACGGTGGAGGAGATAGAGGCCATAAACCGGCAGCTGGAGAGGGTGAGCCGGGCGGCGGAGGCCCTGACCAGCGAGAGGGCTCGCGAGATAACCTCCGGGCTGGAGGAGGCGCTTAGCGAGCTGGAGGAGGCGCTGGAGGGCCTGGAGGGGCGGCGGGCGGAGGAGGCGCTGGAGCGCGTGAGGAGGGCCCGGGAGCTGCTGGGGGAGCTGACCTCGGCGCAGGAGGCGGGCGCGCGGAGCATAGAGGAGCGGCTGGGGATCACCGAGCTGCAGCGGGCGCTCGACCGGCTCTCGGAGCAGGTGGCGGAGGTGCCCTCCGGGGTGCCGCCCCGGGTTCTTGCGAACCCGTTCCGGCTCGAGCTGGAGAACCTGGCGCCCTTCGAGCCCACGGCGGTCGAGTTCTACGCCCCGGCGACCCTCGCGCTGCTCATCCAGCACGTCGCCCTCAGCCTGGCCTCGCTGGCCATCGTCCGCGAGCGGGTCTCCGGGGCCTACGAGTACTTCGAGGTTTCCCCGCTGCGGCCGGGCGGGCTGCTCGCGGGCAAGTTCGTGACCTACCTGGCGCTGGTGGTGGCGGTGAACCTCGCGGTCGCCGGCGTTCTGGCCGCCGTGCTAGAGATCCCGGTGCGGGGCGGCTTTGCGCTGCTTGCGGCGGCCATGGCGGTGCTGGCGGCGGCCTCCGTCTCCGCGGGCTTTCTGCTGTCGGCGCTCTCCCGCAGCCAGCTGCAGGCGATACAGGTCGCGATGCTCGTGTTCATCGCGAGCGGCTTCTTCTCCGGCTTTCTGTTCCCCCTGCGCGAGCTGGAGCAGCCGGCGCTCGCGGTCTCCTACTTCCTGCCCGCCACCTACGGCATAAGGGCTTTGCAGGAGGTGATGATCCTGGGCCGCTGGCCGGCCTGGGGGGATCTTCTGGGGCTGGCGGCGATCTTCTGCGTCTCGGCGGCCTGCGCCCGCCTGCTGCTGGGCCGCAGGGGAGGGGCGCCGTGA
- a CDS encoding ABC transporter ATP-binding protein — protein sequence MTPVIEAEGLGMSFGGEEVLGEIYLSVGEGEIFGLIGPSGAGKSTLTRLLTGYLRPSRGSVRVFGRDPCAFGAADRRRIGFMPQGFVLYGGLSVRQNVNFAAGLYGLRLGERRRRVREVLEFTELWKDRRKAASRLSGGMQRRLQLAAALVHEPQLLFVDEPTANLDPILRRKFWEGFEVLRDMGRTIFVTTQYVGEAELCDRVGLLSGGGLAAVGTPEELRRRAFGGEAMELTLAGEPGRLGRHLDALEGVGHVVEVREERPGDGAAASTVRLVVEDADTALPRAFEALRGAEVLSADLIHPSFDEVFVRLVRG from the coding sequence GTGACGCCCGTGATCGAGGCGGAGGGGCTGGGCATGAGCTTCGGCGGCGAGGAGGTGCTCGGGGAGATCTACCTGTCCGTGGGGGAGGGGGAGATCTTCGGGCTCATCGGACCCTCGGGGGCGGGGAAGAGCACCCTGACCCGCCTGCTCACCGGCTACCTCAGGCCCTCCCGGGGGAGCGTGCGGGTCTTCGGGCGGGACCCCTGCGCCTTCGGCGCGGCGGACCGCCGCAGGATCGGCTTTATGCCCCAGGGGTTCGTGCTGTACGGGGGGCTCTCCGTGCGGCAGAACGTGAACTTCGCCGCCGGGCTCTACGGGCTGCGGCTGGGAGAAAGAAGGCGTCGGGTGCGCGAGGTGCTGGAGTTCACCGAGCTGTGGAAGGACCGGCGCAAGGCGGCCTCCAGGCTCTCCGGGGGGATGCAGCGGCGGCTGCAGCTCGCCGCCGCGCTGGTGCACGAGCCGCAGCTGCTGTTCGTGGACGAGCCGACGGCCAACCTGGACCCGATCCTCCGCCGCAAGTTCTGGGAGGGCTTCGAGGTGCTGCGCGACATGGGGCGCACGATCTTCGTCACCACCCAGTACGTGGGCGAGGCGGAGCTGTGCGACCGGGTGGGCCTGCTCTCGGGCGGCGGCCTCGCCGCGGTCGGCACCCCGGAGGAGCTGCGCCGGCGGGCGTTCGGCGGCGAGGCGATGGAGCTGACGCTCGCGGGCGAACCCGGCAGGCTCGGCCGGCACCTGGACGCCCTCGAGGGGGTGGGGCACGTGGTCGAGGTGCGGGAGGAGAGGCCCGGGGACGGCGCGGCGGCGAGCACCGTGCGGCTGGTGGTGGAGGACGCCGACACCGCCCTGCCCCGCGCCTTCGAGGCCCTGCGCGGGGCCGAGGTGCTGTCCGCGGACCTCATCCACCCCTCCTTCGACGAGGTCTTTGTGCGGCTGGTGCGCGGCTAG
- a CDS encoding AI-2E family transporter, giving the protein MGIWRWSGRKKEGARRAPAASGGRRAPTPIYVSRRTFTALVALALLSLGVVLYLAPIIFEILFGGIALALVLSYPVRALSQVMPRELAILVTVLGLFGLVALALLFLIPLLIEQLTNFVRITPAIAASATEFFGSLDDLLNRRDLPLQLPESFVSDLVRDLFDRAQQILEGMIRNLIGFISGAFSFAVGVLGVLFVAIYLLIDVRKVKAAYLRMVPHRYRWDARELWDAFGVSLSRYLGGLLFVVAVQGALSAAALWVLGVPYPILLGAWVSVTAIVPYLGPFLGAIPAIIVALIFTTPTTAVLTVIAYIAIQQFEGNFLTPRIQGRALQVHPIIVLLAVIGGGQIAGIVGILFAVPVLAILRVFVDFFRVRLRVGPPPRNAA; this is encoded by the coding sequence ATGGGCATCTGGCGCTGGTCCGGGAGAAAGAAGGAGGGAGCGCGCCGCGCCCCCGCCGCCTCCGGGGGGCGCCGCGCCCCCACCCCCATCTACGTCTCGCGGAGGACGTTCACCGCCCTGGTGGCGCTCGCGCTGCTCTCCTTGGGCGTCGTCCTGTACCTCGCCCCGATCATCTTCGAGATCCTCTTCGGCGGCATAGCGCTCGCCCTCGTGCTCTCCTACCCGGTGCGGGCGCTCTCGCAGGTGATGCCGCGGGAGCTGGCCATCCTGGTCACCGTGCTGGGGCTCTTCGGGCTGGTGGCCCTGGCGCTGCTGTTCCTGATCCCGCTGCTCATAGAGCAGCTCACGAACTTCGTGCGGATCACGCCGGCCATAGCCGCGAGCGCCACGGAGTTCTTCGGCTCGCTGGACGACCTGCTGAACCGGCGGGACCTGCCGCTGCAGCTGCCGGAGAGCTTCGTCTCGGATCTGGTGCGGGACCTCTTCGACCGGGCCCAGCAGATCCTGGAGGGCATGATCCGGAACCTGATCGGGTTCATCTCCGGGGCGTTCAGCTTTGCGGTGGGGGTGCTCGGCGTGCTCTTCGTGGCGATCTACCTGCTCATAGACGTGCGGAAGGTCAAGGCCGCGTACCTGCGGATGGTCCCGCACCGCTACCGCTGGGACGCCCGCGAGCTGTGGGACGCCTTCGGGGTCTCGCTCTCGCGCTACCTGGGCGGGCTGCTCTTCGTGGTGGCGGTGCAGGGGGCCCTCTCGGCGGCGGCGCTCTGGGTGCTGGGGGTGCCCTACCCGATCCTGCTCGGCGCCTGGGTCTCGGTGACGGCCATAGTCCCCTACCTGGGGCCGTTTCTGGGGGCCATCCCGGCGATCATCGTGGCCCTGATCTTCACCACCCCCACCACGGCGGTGCTGACGGTGATCGCCTACATCGCGATCCAGCAGTTCGAGGGGAACTTCCTGACGCCGAGGATCCAGGGCCGCGCGCTGCAGGTGCACCCGATCATCGTGCTGCTGGCGGTGATCGGGGGCGGCCAGATCGCCGGCATCGTGGGCATCCTGTTCGCCGTGCCGGTGCTGGCGATCCTGCGGGTCTTCGTGGACTTTTTCCGGGTCCGGCTGCGGGTCGGCCCTCCCCCGCGAAACGCCGCCTAG
- a CDS encoding ABC transporter substrate-binding protein, translated as MGERRISRRGFLGLGGGALAGAVLLGGCGGGGGGSGEVLFSWGPDDTGVLPRLIERFNRENGSGITVRYREMPSDTGQYFDQLRTQFQAGGGDIDVIGGDVIWPAQFAANGWIVDLSDRFEDAGRFLEGPMQAMTYEGKVYGVPWYTDAGLLYYRKDLLEKSGYSEPPRTWDELREMALRVKQDSGVPAGFVFQGAEYEGGVCDGLEYIWTHGGDVLDPEDPTKVLIDSPESVAGLKTERSMVEEGVAPEAVTTYKEDESHGAFLRGDAVFLRNWPYVYALVGDPEQSRIEPGQVGISELPVGGEGQQSYSCLGGWNFFINASSGRQEEAWEFIRWMTEPEQLKVNALQGSRLPTRRGLYEDREVLEKVPVARLGKEAIIQNSRPRPVSPYYSDMSLRMAEQFSASLKGEVSPEQAVKTLQGELQRLIEEGEAATG; from the coding sequence ATGGGCGAGCGGAGGATCAGCCGTAGGGGGTTTCTCGGGCTCGGCGGCGGCGCGCTGGCCGGGGCCGTGCTGCTGGGGGGGTGTGGTGGCGGAGGAGGAGGCAGCGGGGAGGTGCTCTTCTCCTGGGGGCCGGATGACACGGGGGTTCTGCCGAGGCTCATAGAGCGGTTCAACCGGGAGAACGGCTCCGGGATCACCGTCCGCTACCGGGAGATGCCCTCCGACACCGGCCAGTACTTCGACCAGCTCAGGACCCAGTTCCAGGCCGGCGGGGGGGACATCGACGTCATCGGGGGGGATGTGATCTGGCCGGCCCAGTTCGCGGCGAACGGCTGGATCGTGGACCTCTCCGACCGGTTCGAGGACGCCGGCCGGTTCCTCGAAGGGCCCATGCAGGCGATGACCTACGAGGGCAAGGTCTACGGCGTCCCCTGGTACACCGACGCCGGGCTGCTCTACTACCGCAAAGACCTCCTGGAGAAGAGCGGGTACTCGGAGCCGCCCAGAACCTGGGACGAGCTCAGGGAGATGGCCCTGCGCGTCAAGCAGGACTCCGGGGTTCCCGCGGGCTTCGTCTTCCAGGGCGCCGAGTACGAGGGTGGGGTGTGCGACGGGCTCGAGTACATCTGGACGCACGGGGGGGACGTGCTGGACCCGGAGGACCCCACGAAGGTCCTCATAGACAGCCCCGAGTCGGTGGCGGGGCTGAAGACCGAGCGGAGCATGGTGGAGGAAGGGGTGGCGCCCGAGGCCGTCACCACCTACAAGGAGGACGAGTCGCACGGGGCCTTTCTCAGGGGCGACGCCGTCTTTCTGCGCAACTGGCCCTACGTCTACGCCCTCGTGGGCGACCCCGAGCAGTCCCGGATAGAGCCGGGCCAGGTTGGGATCTCCGAGCTCCCCGTGGGCGGCGAGGGGCAGCAGAGCTACAGCTGCCTCGGGGGCTGGAACTTCTTCATCAACGCCTCCTCGGGGCGGCAGGAGGAGGCCTGGGAGTTCATCCGGTGGATGACGGAGCCCGAGCAGCTCAAGGTCAACGCCCTGCAGGGCTCCCGGCTCCCGACGCGGCGCGGCCTCTACGAGGACCGGGAGGTGCTGGAGAAGGTCCCGGTCGCCAGGCTCGGCAAGGAGGCCATCATCCAGAACTCCCGCCCGCGCCCGGTCTCGCCGTACTACTCGGACATGTCGCTCAGAATGGCCGAGCAGTTCAGCGCCTCCCTCAAGGGCGAGGTCTCCCCCGAGCAGGCCGTAAAGACCCTGCAGGGCGAGCTGCAGCGCCTCATCGAGGAGGGCGAGGCGGCCACCGGCTAG
- a CDS encoding CPBP family glutamic-type intramembrane protease — protein sequence MSGSVASGAGGGRPGLPGVFAALVAAGVLGSVAVVPYSAGLLARAPGVEVSVGALLVAQAVQGLVLTAVAAGLGLWLGGRVGLGAWDVRALIAGGEGRRAVLRGLPAALGLGLAAGAVLTAASVAGAPLAEGALGRVEHPPAWQGLLAAFGAGVTEEIWLRLGAMSVLAWAGARLLRRERPPGGVFWAAIAISALLFGAGHLPLAAALGGLGGAVVLFVLAANGVVGLLCGWLYWRRGLLAAMAAHFAADVVLHFLAPALGLAAS from the coding sequence ATGTCGGGGAGCGTTGCGAGCGGGGCCGGCGGGGGACGGCCGGGTCTTCCGGGGGTATTTGCCGCGCTGGTGGCCGCGGGGGTGTTGGGGTCCGTGGCGGTGGTGCCCTACAGCGCCGGGCTGCTGGCTCGGGCGCCGGGGGTGGAGGTCTCTGTGGGGGCGTTGCTCGTGGCGCAGGCGGTGCAGGGCCTGGTGCTCACCGCGGTGGCGGCCGGCCTGGGTCTCTGGCTCGGGGGGCGGGTCGGGCTCGGGGCGTGGGACGTGCGGGCCCTGATCGCGGGAGGGGAGGGGCGGCGGGCCGTGCTCCGGGGGCTTCCCGCCGCCTTGGGGCTCGGGCTCGCCGCGGGGGCGGTGCTCACGGCCGCGAGCGTGGCCGGCGCGCCGCTTGCGGAGGGGGCGCTCGGGAGGGTCGAGCACCCTCCGGCGTGGCAGGGGCTTCTGGCGGCGTTCGGAGCCGGGGTGACCGAGGAGATCTGGCTGCGCCTCGGGGCCATGAGCGTGCTGGCGTGGGCCGGGGCCCGGCTCCTCCGGAGGGAGCGCCCGCCGGGCGGCGTCTTCTGGGCCGCGATAGCGATCTCCGCCCTGCTCTTCGGGGCGGGGCACCTGCCGCTCGCCGCCGCGCTCGGCGGGCTCGGGGGAGCGGTGGTGCTCTTCGTGCTCGCCGCCAACGGCGTGGTGGGCTTGCTCTGCGGGTGGCTGTACTGGAGGCGGGGGCTCTTGGCCGCGATGGCCGCGCACTTTGCCGCGGACGTGGTGCTGCACTTTCTGGCCCCGGCGCTCGGGCTGGCGGCCTCGTAA
- a CDS encoding GntR family transcriptional regulator: protein MSRGEGRLPVRISMEDPEPMYRQIEGQLRKLILGGHLPPGTRLPPVRALAQDLSCSVITTRRAYQDLEAEGLVRTRQGLGTVVAEIGEEERARHRRSAVLAAFREAVESGLRAGCSPGELYEIFEQAVRQQTKRRDEDEAV from the coding sequence GTGAGCCGGGGGGAGGGACGGCTGCCCGTCCGGATCTCGATGGAAGATCCGGAGCCCATGTACCGGCAGATAGAGGGCCAGCTGCGAAAGCTCATCCTGGGCGGCCATCTCCCCCCCGGGACCAGGCTGCCCCCGGTGCGGGCTCTGGCGCAGGATCTCTCCTGCAGCGTCATCACCACCCGGCGGGCCTACCAGGATCTGGAGGCGGAGGGTCTTGTCCGGACCCGCCAGGGGCTCGGGACCGTGGTGGCCGAGATCGGTGAGGAGGAGCGCGCCCGGCACCGCCGCTCTGCGGTGCTCGCCGCCTTCCGGGAGGCGGTGGAGAGCGGGCTGCGCGCCGGGTGCTCGCCCGGAGAGCTCTACGAGATCTTCGAGCAGGCCGTGCGGCAACAGACGAAGAGGAGGGACGAGGATGAGGCGGTGTGA
- a CDS encoding ABC transporter ATP-binding protein, which yields MRRCETAGEGAREAVVSLAGVEKSYPPFRLGPVSLRVEPGYVVALVGPNGGGKSTLFRMLMGLCRPDSGEVRLFGGRYPEDEARIKRRVGYVPERAVGHDEMDARALGRFLSRWYPGWDAGRYGELLDRLGVERKRPFGRLSRGMQRRLLFAAALSCGPELLLLDEPTGGVDPLARREMIDEISRFARGEEGPGGGRAVIFATHVMEEVGRAADYVAFLHGGRFFGPYEKDRLAESWRRLWVGRPPGAGEAVPGLVAVEQGPPASLLTSSAAQARAALEERGIEVLGVRSVPLEEILAHLARGAGASP from the coding sequence ATGAGGCGGTGTGAGACGGCGGGGGAGGGCGCCCGGGAGGCGGTCGTGAGCCTGGCGGGGGTGGAGAAGTCCTACCCGCCGTTCCGGCTCGGGCCGGTGAGCCTGCGGGTGGAGCCGGGCTACGTGGTGGCGCTCGTCGGGCCCAACGGGGGAGGCAAGAGCACCCTCTTCCGGATGCTCATGGGGCTGTGCCGCCCCGATTCCGGGGAGGTGCGCCTCTTCGGCGGGCGGTATCCGGAGGACGAGGCGCGCATAAAGCGCAGGGTCGGGTACGTCCCGGAGCGCGCCGTGGGCCACGACGAGATGGACGCCCGGGCGCTGGGGCGGTTTCTCTCCCGCTGGTACCCGGGCTGGGACGCCGGGCGCTACGGCGAGCTGCTGGATCGCCTCGGCGTGGAGCGCAAGCGGCCCTTCGGCCGGCTCTCCAGGGGCATGCAGCGGCGGCTGCTCTTCGCCGCGGCGCTCTCCTGCGGTCCCGAGCTGCTGCTGCTCGACGAGCCCACCGGCGGCGTGGACCCCCTCGCCCGCCGCGAGATGATCGACGAGATCTCACGCTTCGCCCGGGGCGAGGAAGGGCCCGGGGGAGGGCGGGCCGTGATCTTCGCCACCCACGTCATGGAGGAGGTCGGCCGCGCCGCCGACTACGTGGCGTTCCTGCACGGCGGCCGGTTTTTCGGGCCCTACGAGAAGGACCGGCTCGCCGAGAGCTGGCGTCGGCTGTGGGTCGGGCGTCCCCCGGGGGCGGGGGAGGCGGTGCCCGGGCTCGTCGCCGTAGAGCAGGGGCCGCCCGCGAGCCTCCTTACCAGCTCCGCGGCCCAGGCGCGGGCCGCGCTCGAGGAGCGGGGCATAGAAGTGCTCGGCGTCCGCTCCGTCCCGCTCGAGGAGATCCTGGCCCACCTCGCGCGGGGGGCCGGCGCTAGCCCTTGA
- a CDS encoding carbohydrate ABC transporter permease, translating into MLGSKARAERLTRAGLYAAYAAITAFFLFPIFWVVSMSLKTVPQLFASPPVWFPVPPQFENYAYVLTGTSIGRYLLNSAFIVLMTVIFTLIIATLAAYGFSRFSFRYKRPSLLAVLVFQMVSPVVIAIPLYRFFAALGLLNSYATLILVYVAIVLPFTTWFLKGYFDTIPYEMDEAAIVDGASRWQVLTRILLPVCAPGIATAAILAAVLSWSQFVVPFILLDSRELYPISVGLVDLKNTSDAITLHYLSAASVIAIAPVIAVFVLLQRYIVNALTAGAIKG; encoded by the coding sequence GTGCTCGGCAGCAAGGCGCGGGCGGAGCGGCTGACGCGGGCGGGGCTCTACGCGGCCTACGCGGCGATCACCGCGTTCTTCCTGTTCCCCATCTTCTGGGTGGTCTCGATGTCGCTGAAGACGGTGCCGCAGCTCTTCGCCAGCCCGCCGGTGTGGTTCCCCGTCCCCCCGCAGTTCGAAAACTACGCGTACGTGCTCACCGGCACCTCCATCGGGCGCTACCTCCTGAACTCGGCGTTCATCGTGCTGATGACGGTGATCTTCACCCTCATCATCGCCACCCTGGCGGCCTACGGCTTCAGCCGGTTCTCCTTCCGCTACAAGCGGCCCTCGCTGCTGGCGGTGCTGGTCTTCCAGATGGTCTCGCCGGTGGTGATAGCGATCCCGCTCTACCGCTTCTTCGCGGCCCTGGGGCTGCTGAACAGCTACGCGACCCTCATACTGGTGTACGTGGCGATCGTGCTGCCGTTCACCACCTGGTTTCTGAAGGGCTACTTCGACACGATCCCCTACGAGATGGACGAGGCGGCCATCGTGGACGGCGCGAGCCGCTGGCAGGTGCTCACCAGGATCCTGCTCCCGGTGTGCGCCCCCGGCATCGCCACGGCGGCTATCCTGGCGGCGGTGCTCTCCTGGTCGCAGTTCGTGGTGCCGTTCATCCTGCTGGACAGCCGGGAGCTGTACCCGATCTCGGTGGGCCTGGTGGACCTGAAGAACACCTCGGACGCGATAACGCTGCACTACCTCTCGGCGGCGAGCGTGATCGCGATAGCCCCGGTGATCGCGGTCTTCGTGCTGCTGCAGCGGTACATCGTGAACGCCCTGACGGCCGGGGCGATCAAGGGCTAG
- a CDS encoding carbohydrate ABC transporter permease, translating to MTAAKTRGPGGSWLESLAGSPWPWLLPLAAILLATFVFPIFEIVRLSFTNASLVGGGHEYTLGSYASLLTSPYFLDMLTATAVFVFFSVLFQMLLGFLIALAVDQGARRGMRASIVTRTAVLSAWAIPGVIIGIIWSILYQQSQVGVLNYLLGLVGVGPVPFLSDPEFALASVTVANIWRGTAFSMILIYAGLQTLPDDVLEAARVDGANAWQSLTRVVIPLLAPILFINLVIVSIETFNTFDMVLALTGGGPGRATEVIALSIYNQIFQQFDLGPGAATAVLLLAVNAVMTVVYIRLLQREEEVA from the coding sequence ATGACGGCAGCGAAGACGCGGGGGCCGGGGGGGTCGTGGCTCGAGTCCCTGGCGGGCTCGCCGTGGCCCTGGCTCCTGCCGCTCGCGGCCATCCTGCTGGCCACCTTCGTGTTCCCCATCTTCGAGATAGTCCGCCTGAGCTTCACGAACGCGAGCCTGGTGGGGGGCGGCCACGAGTACACCCTGGGCTCCTACGCCTCCCTCCTCACCTCGCCCTACTTCCTGGACATGCTGACGGCGACGGCCGTCTTCGTCTTCTTCAGCGTCCTCTTCCAGATGCTTTTGGGGTTCCTCATAGCCCTCGCGGTGGACCAGGGGGCGCGGCGCGGGATGCGGGCCTCCATCGTCACCCGCACCGCGGTCCTCTCCGCCTGGGCCATACCGGGGGTGATCATCGGGATCATCTGGAGCATCCTCTACCAGCAGTCCCAGGTGGGCGTGCTGAACTACCTCCTCGGGCTCGTGGGGGTGGGGCCCGTGCCCTTTCTCTCCGACCCGGAGTTCGCCCTGGCCTCGGTGACCGTGGCCAACATCTGGCGCGGGACGGCGTTCAGCATGATCCTGATCTACGCCGGGCTGCAGACGCTGCCCGACGACGTGCTGGAGGCCGCGAGGGTGGACGGCGCGAACGCCTGGCAGAGCCTGACGCGCGTGGTGATCCCGCTCCTGGCTCCCATACTGTTCATAAACCTGGTGATCGTCTCCATAGAGACCTTCAACACCTTCGACATGGTGCTCGCGCTCACCGGCGGCGGGCCGGGGCGGGCCACGGAGGTCATAGCGCTCTCGATCTACAACCAGATCTTCCAGCAGTTCGATCTGGGGCCGGGGGCGGCCACCGCGGTGCTGCTGCTCGCGGTGAACGCGGTGATGACGGTGGTCTACATCCGGCTCCTGCAGCGCGAGGAGGAGGTGGCCTGA